The DNA window GGGCTGCCATTGTCCACGGCGACTATCGACTGGACAACACCATGCTCGGCGACGACGGCCGCTGCCGCGCCGTGCTCGACTGGGAGATCTGCACCCTCGGGGACCCATTGGCCGACGTCGGGCTGCTCATGGTCTATTGGGCGGAGCCCGGCGACGCCCACCCGGCGCTCGGCATCGCCCCGACGGCCATTCCCGGCTTCCCGAGCCGGGCCGAGATGCGGGCCCGCTACGCCGAGCGATCCGGGCGAGACCTCTCGGAGCTCGACTTCTACGTGGCCTTCGGCTACTGGAAGCTCGCCTGCATCCTCGAGGGCGTCCACGCCCGCTATGCCGGCGGGGCCATGGGCGGCGACCGCAGTGGGATCGACGCCTTCTCCGACCAGGTGCTGGCCTTGGCCGAGGCGGCCAAGGACGCAGCCGACCGGTTGTAGCCCCCAATTAAGCTAGCGAGGCGGCTATGGCTCTGTACGAGCGACGATCTTCCCGACAGCCCGATCGGCCCGTGCTCGTGGTCAGCCTCGAGGGCTGGGTCGACGCTGGGCTCGGTGCCGCCTCGGCCACCGGCGCCCTGCTCGGCTCCGTCCCCACCGAGGTGCTGGCCACCTTCGACGGCGACGACCTCATCGATCAGCGCGCCCGCCGGCCCGTCCTCCGGATCGTCGACGGCGTGAACGCCGGCCTCAACTGGCCCGAGATCCGGCTCCTCGTCGGCGAGGACCGGGACGGCAACGACATGGTGTTCCTGGTCGGGCCCGAGCCCGATCTGCACTGGCGGTCCTTCGTCGCCGGCGTGGTCGAGCTGGCCCAGGAGCTCGGGGTCCGCTTGGTTGTGGGACTGGGAGCATTCCCGGCCGCCGCTCCCCACACGCGCCCCATCCGCCTGGCGGCCACGGCCACGAACCCCGACCTGGCTTCACGAGTGGGCGTGGTGCCCGGCACGCTGGAGGTCCCGGCGGGGATCGAAGCCGCCATGGAGGAGGCCTTCTCCGACACCGAGATCCCCGCAGTCGGCCTGTGGGCGCGGGTGCCGCACTACGTCTCGGCCATGCCGTATCCCGCCGCCAGCGCCGCCCTGGTCGACGGGTTGGCCAGCGTGGCCGGCCTCACCCTGGACTCGACCGGGCTCCACGCCGCCGCCGACGTCACGCGAAGCCGGGTGGACGAGCTGATCTCCCAGAGCACCGAGCACAAGGCCATGGTCAGCCAGCTCGAGGACAACATCGACGCCGCCGAGGGCACCCCGCTGGACCTCGGACCCCTGCCCTCCGGCGACGAGATCGCCGCCGAGCTGGAGCGGTACCTGCGCGGCGAGCGCTAGCCACAGCGCCCAAACGCCGGAAGTGCCGGCCGGCAGTGCGACCCGCTAAGGCGCCGGCCGGGGAGGCCAGCCGGGGGAATCACCCGCAGCCGCGCAGCGGCTAGGTTGCGAGCCCATGCGTGTCGATGGCGGGGTCGGAGGCGATCTCGAGACTGCGGGAACGTCCGCAAAGGAGACCGAGCAGGCCGGCTACGACGGGGCGTGGTCGGCCGAGACCGGCCACGATCCGTTCCTGCCCCTGCTGCTGGCGGCCGAGCACACCGAGCATCTGGAGCTCGGCACCGGCATCGCCGTCGCCTTCGCCCGCAACCCCATGAACCTCGCCATCCTGGCCAACGACCTCCAGGCCTACTCGAAGGGCCGGTTCATGCTGGGCCTGGGCTCCCAGATCAGGCCCCACATCGAGAAGCGCTTCAGCATGCCGTGGTCACACCCGGCACCGCGCATGCGGGAGCTGATCCTCGCCATGCGCGCCATCTGGAGCAGCTGGAACGAGGGCACCAAGCTCGACTTCAAGGGTGACTTCTACACCCACACACTGATGACCCCGTTCTTCAACCCCGGTCCCAACCGTTACGGGCCGCCGCGAGTGTTCCTGGCCGCTGTCGGCGAGCTGATGACGATTGTCGCCGGCGAGGTCGCCGACGGACTGCTCGTCCACGGGTTCACGACCGAGCGCTACCTGAGGGAGGCGACGATTCCCGCGCTCGAGCGAGGCTTGGCGACCTCAGGGCGCAATCGGGAGGATGTCCAGGTGTCGTACCCGGCCTTCGTGGTGACCGGCACGACGGAGGCCGAGATGTCCGACGCCGCCCGCGGCGTTCGCGCCCAGATCGCGTTCTACGGGTCGACCCCCGCCTACCGGCCCGTGTTGGAGCTCCACGGCTGGGGCGACCTGCAGCGGGAGCTGAACACCCTGTCCAAGCAGGGCGAGTGGATGAAGATGGCGGAGCTGATCGACGACGAGATCCTCCACACCTTCGCCGTGGTCTGCGAACCCGAGGACGTCCCCGCCCAGATCCTGGCCCGGGTCGGTGACGTCGTCGACCGCATCACCTTCTACGCCCCGTACCGGAGCGACCCCGACCGGTGGCATGGGATCCTGGCCAGGTTCAAGCAGCTCGGTCCGGCCTGAGGGCCGGCGGCCCATCGCTCCCGCCGGTCACGGCCCCCCGAGCTCGGCGGCCAGGTAGCGGTTGCGGCACAACGACCGCTGCAGCTTGCCCGACGACGTCTTCGGCAAGCTGCCCGGGTTGACGAGGACGACCTCTTCCAGCGTCAGGCCCACGGCGTGGCGCACGCGCGTGGCCACGGCCTGGCGGATGGCCTGGGAATCGTCGTCCTTCGTCTCCGCCACCACGACGAGCCCCTCCCGACCCTTGCGCCCTTCGACCCCGAAGGCGATCACGTTCCCCTGGCGAACGCCGGGGATGGTCCCGACCGCCCGCTCGATGTCCTCGGGGTACACGTTCCGGCCACCGATGATGATGACGTCCTTCATGCGCCCGCACACCACCAGCTCGCCGTCGGCCATGTAGGCCAGGTCTCCGGTGCGCAGCCAGTCGTCCCGAAAGGCCTCGGCCGTCGCCTCCGGGTGACGGTAGTAGCCGGGCGTCACCGAGGTGCCGCGGATCTCCAGCTCCCCGACCTCCCGCTCAGATCGGACGGTTCCAGTCGTCGGCTCGACGATGCGAACCTCGAGCCCGGGGAGGGGCCGACCCAGACGGGCCAGTCGGCGCCCTCGTTCGTCGGTCTCGGCGACCGGGGCGGCCGATCCCTCGTGCTCGAGCGCCCGGCGGTCGACGATGTCGGTGGTCATGCCCGTCCCCGGCTCGGGGAAGGTCACGGCGAGCGACGCCTCCGCCATGCCGAACACACAGAACATCGACTTGGGGTCGAGGCCGTGCGCGGCCCCAGCGGCGCAGAAGTCGTCCACCGCCTTGGGGTCGACCGGCTCGGCGCCGTTCAGGGCGACGCGCCAGGGCGAGAGGTCCCACCCGCTCTGGCGCCGCAGGGCCCGGGCGGCGAGGGCGTAGGCGAAGTTGGGGCCACAGGTGACCGTGCCCCCGAAGTCGCTCATCCACTGCATCCAGCGGGCGGGGGCGGCCATGAAGTCCTGCGGTGCCCCCAGCACGAGATCGGTGCCCGTCGTCATCGGGGTCATCAACAGGCCGATGAGCCCCATGTCGTGGTACAGGGGCAACCAGGAGACGATCACGTCCCTCTCGACGTCGAGGTGGGCGGCGCTGCCGATGGCGTCGATGTTGGCGCCGATCTGGGCGTGGGGCAGCATCACCCCCTTGGGGTCAGCAGTTGACCCGCTGGTGAACTGGAGGATGGCGAGCGATGCGGGGTCGACGGCGGGCTCCTCGAGCTCGCCGGCGCCGGCGCGACCGGGGCCCGCCGTCACCTCGTCGAGCAGGACGAGCGGTGGGTCCCCCGGGTTGGGATCCATGAAGGCAGCCAGATCGCGGTCGACCAGCGTCAGGCCGACGTCCGCGCTACGCACCCGGGCCCGGGTCTGGGCGACGAAGTCCTCGACGGATCCCAACCGCAGGGGCAGGGGGAGGACGACGACCGTGGCGCCAGCCAGCCACGCAGCCTGGATGGTCGTGACGAGCGGGCGCGAGGTCGGGCCCAGCAGGGCGACCCGGTCACCAGGCCCGATGCCTCGGCGCTGAAGGTTGGCCGCCACCACCCGGGCGTCCTCGTGCAGCAACGCCCAGCTCACCCGCTCCGGATCGCCGGACCCGACGAACGTGACGGTCCCACCTCTGGCGGTCGCTTGCTCGATCCGGTCCGGCAGCGTCAAGGG is part of the Acidimicrobiales bacterium genome and encodes:
- a CDS encoding PAC2 family protein, with product MALYERRSSRQPDRPVLVVSLEGWVDAGLGAASATGALLGSVPTEVLATFDGDDLIDQRARRPVLRIVDGVNAGLNWPEIRLLVGEDRDGNDMVFLVGPEPDLHWRSFVAGVVELAQELGVRLVVGLGAFPAAAPHTRPIRLAATATNPDLASRVGVVPGTLEVPAGIEAAMEEAFSDTEIPAVGLWARVPHYVSAMPYPAASAALVDGLASVAGLTLDSTGLHAAADVTRSRVDELISQSTEHKAMVSQLEDNIDAAEGTPLDLGPLPSGDEIAAELERYLRGER
- a CDS encoding LLM class F420-dependent oxidoreductase is translated as MRVDGGVGGDLETAGTSAKETEQAGYDGAWSAETGHDPFLPLLLAAEHTEHLELGTGIAVAFARNPMNLAILANDLQAYSKGRFMLGLGSQIRPHIEKRFSMPWSHPAPRMRELILAMRAIWSSWNEGTKLDFKGDFYTHTLMTPFFNPGPNRYGPPRVFLAAVGELMTIVAGEVADGLLVHGFTTERYLREATIPALERGLATSGRNREDVQVSYPAFVVTGTTEAEMSDAARGVRAQIAFYGSTPAYRPVLELHGWGDLQRELNTLSKQGEWMKMAELIDDEILHTFAVVCEPEDVPAQILARVGDVVDRITFYAPYRSDPDRWHGILARFKQLGPA
- a CDS encoding fatty acyl-AMP ligase, which translates into the protein MTLPDRIEQATARGGTVTFVGSGDPERVSWALLHEDARVVAANLQRRGIGPGDRVALLGPTSRPLVTTIQAAWLAGATVVVLPLPLRLGSVEDFVAQTRARVRSADVGLTLVDRDLAAFMDPNPGDPPLVLLDEVTAGPGRAGAGELEEPAVDPASLAILQFTSGSTADPKGVMLPHAQIGANIDAIGSAAHLDVERDVIVSWLPLYHDMGLIGLLMTPMTTGTDLVLGAPQDFMAAPARWMQWMSDFGGTVTCGPNFAYALAARALRRQSGWDLSPWRVALNGAEPVDPKAVDDFCAAGAAHGLDPKSMFCVFGMAEASLAVTFPEPGTGMTTDIVDRRALEHEGSAAPVAETDERGRRLARLGRPLPGLEVRIVEPTTGTVRSEREVGELEIRGTSVTPGYYRHPEATAEAFRDDWLRTGDLAYMADGELVVCGRMKDVIIIGGRNVYPEDIERAVGTIPGVRQGNVIAFGVEGRKGREGLVVVAETKDDDSQAIRQAVATRVRHAVGLTLEEVVLVNPGSLPKTSSGKLQRSLCRNRYLAAELGGP